Genomic DNA from Candidatus Tanganyikabacteria bacterium:
AGGCATTCGGCGCGTACAGCCCGCTCATCGTCGACATCCTCACGAACCTCGCGGCCGCGAGTGATGCCCGCGGCAACCCCGGCGAGGCTCAGGACCTGTACTGGCATGCCCTTTCGCTCCGGAAGATTCTCTCGGGGCCCAGGCACCCTGGCGTTGCGGCCATCCTCAACAACCTGGGCGAGCTCACCGCCAGGGTAGGGCCTGCCGAAGAATCCGAGTGGTTCTTCCAGGAGGCACTCGGGATCCTGGAGTCCGGTTGGACGGGCCACGAAGCGACAAGGGCGGCGATCCTCTGCAATCTTGGGAGACTGCGGTTGAGCCAAGGGCGTCACCGCGAGGCGATCTCCGACCTGGACGCCGCCGTGGCATACGCGGAGCTGGGGTTCGGACCGCTGCACCCCGACCTGGCGGCATACCTTCAGGAGCTCGCCGCGGCCGAGTTCGCCTCCGGCGAGCCCAAACGCGCCGAAGGTCATCTCTGGCGCGCATATGAGATCCTCGAGCAGTTATCCTCACAGGCAGCCAGTAAGGACGAGTGATGGCCCGCGAGCTTGCCGGCGACCGATCAGGCCGCAGAACGCTCGGATCGACAAGTCGCGTGGTCAGCTTGCCAGATCGCTGGCGACCCCGGGTCTACCTCGGCGCCACCGCGCGATAGCGTCGCAAAGCGACGCCAAGGTTACGCTCTTGACGAAGGTGCCCAGGGCCAGCCGCTACCAGGGGTAGGGCTTACCGGCAAGGTCGCAGTTGACCATCGTTGCGAGGATCGCCGCGTGGGCGATGGGCTTGAAAGACAAGAGATCTCCGTTCGACTCCCGATCGTACAGAAATACCTCCCCCGCCCTGGCCAGCTCGACCAGGTCCGCGTATTTCCGGGCGGCCGCCTGGCAGTTCCTGACCATCCAGGTGAACGAAGGCAGGTAGATCTTCCTCCTGGCCTCGATCGGGTCGCGGATCACTTCGTGGCCGAACTTGTGGCCAATTGGCCGGCCCCGTTTCTTCGGGCGGCCGTTCAACATGGCCAGGTCGGTACCGTCGCCCGGCACGTCCGGCCGAACTTTCAAGCCCTGCCAAATCCCTTCCACTGTCCTGGCGGTTTGCCCGTCCATTCCAGGCACCGGGATCCCCTCGTGAAAGTACCGGGGGGAAAGCACATTCCAGCCGTCCCTGCCATAGGACGACACGTCGAGCAACGTGCCGCGGCGTTGCAGTTCCGCCTTCCTTGCCTCCGTCAACCCCTTAAACGCGACAAACGTGGCGCCCATCTGCATCCTCCTTACAGGTTCCTCGACAACGCTTCGCTCGATGCTACGGGTGCCGCAAGAGCCATCTTTGCTCCAGACGCAAACTTTCTGTGGTCCCTCTCCTCCAAGCTTCAGGCAATGAACCGCACGGACCGGCGCTCCACGAGCGCCCCACCTCGGAAGGGAGGACACACCATGGCGTTTGCTTTCGGCCGATCGGCGGCGATCATCGCGGTACTGGCCAGCGGCTGCATGGGAACTGGCATCCAGGACGCCAACGCCGACTTCGGCGCGCCCTCCGTCAACAGGGCGGCCACTCCCAAGCCGCCGGTCGAGTCTGCATCTGACGGCCCGACCGCGGGGACCGGCACGGCTTCGCAGGCGCCCCGGCAGCCGCTTCACGACAAGCGTCCCATCAAGATCGACCTCAGCCAGACCGACCTCATCTTGCCAGTGAAGAACTCGAAGACGCTGATGGGGACCGTGACGTACGAGAACGGCACCCGCGACTCGAGCATCAAGTGGTCGAGCTCTGACGAGACAATCCTGTCCGTCGACCCCAACTCGGGTGCGATCACCGCGAACAAGGAGGGCCAGGCGACGATCATCGCTGCGGCGATCACCGATCCATCGCTTCTGATCCTGGTGAACGTCACGGTCCGCGGCGCCGGAGTCCAGGACCTCATCGTGCGGGTCAGCCCTGCGACAGGCAGTCTGCAAGTGGGACAGACCATGCAGATCAACGCCACGATCCAGGATTCCAACGGCGACCAAGGCGGCAACGTGCTTTGGACGTCGTCAAACAGCGCGGTGGCCGCGGTCAACGCCGAGGGCCTCGTAACCGGGGTCGTACCCGGCACCGCCACCATCACCGCGATCTCCCAGAAAGACCCTACCCGGCGATCGTCGGCAGTCGTCACGGTGGGGCTGTAACGGAGGATCGGCGATGCCGCGACGTCCATCTGCCTGGTCGGCCGCAGCCATCCTGGGAACCATGCTCGCTGGCTGCACGGGCACGGTGACCCCTTCCGGTCCGGTGCAATCGGCC
This window encodes:
- a CDS encoding Ig domain-containing protein — its product is MAFAFGRSAAIIAVLASGCMGTGIQDANADFGAPSVNRAATPKPPVESASDGPTAGTGTASQAPRQPLHDKRPIKIDLSQTDLILPVKNSKTLMGTVTYENGTRDSSIKWSSSDETILSVDPNSGAITANKEGQATIIAAAITDPSLLILVNVTVRGAGVQDLIVRVSPATGSLQVGQTMQINATIQDSNGDQGGNVLWTSSNSAVAAVNAEGLVTGVVPGTATITAISQKDPTRRSSAVVTVGL